From Brochothrix thermosphacta DSM 20171 = FSL F6-1036, a single genomic window includes:
- a CDS encoding HAD family hydrolase produces MTIKTIVFDLDDTLLWDEKSIASAFERTCHEAAIEKRIDATLFEQKVRAAARALYESYPVFDYTQQIGINPFEGLWGGFDDPTPEFQQLRAIAPDYRQSAWYEGLLSFAVDDKEYALKLSERFVEVRRESPFLYPETLSVLEKLQKNYQLVMLTNGAPSLQNEKLAITPELKGYFDRIIISGDFGYGKPDKRLFEYLLLETGANIAETLMVGDNLKTDILGASRMGMASAWINREDKIPNLEVTPTYEIKNLSELEHLLHSI; encoded by the coding sequence ATGACTATTAAAACGATTGTTTTCGATTTAGATGATACTTTGTTATGGGATGAAAAAAGTATCGCGTCAGCATTTGAGCGAACGTGTCACGAAGCGGCCATCGAAAAAAGGATAGATGCGACGTTGTTCGAACAAAAAGTACGAGCAGCTGCTCGCGCTTTATATGAAAGTTATCCGGTATTTGATTACACGCAACAAATTGGTATCAATCCATTTGAAGGGTTATGGGGAGGATTTGACGATCCAACGCCAGAGTTCCAACAGCTGCGTGCAATCGCACCAGACTATCGTCAGTCTGCTTGGTACGAAGGTTTGCTCTCGTTTGCAGTCGATGATAAGGAATATGCCTTAAAGCTCTCAGAACGCTTTGTAGAGGTGAGGAGAGAATCGCCTTTTCTTTATCCTGAAACATTAAGCGTTTTAGAAAAATTACAAAAAAACTACCAACTTGTGATGTTGACCAACGGTGCACCGAGTTTACAAAATGAGAAATTAGCTATTACACCGGAATTAAAAGGCTATTTTGATCGAATTATTATCTCAGGTGATTTTGGTTATGGGAAGCCAGATAAGCGTTTGTTCGAATACCTATTGCTAGAAACAGGTGCAAACATAGCTGAAACATTAATGGTGGGGGATAATTTAAAAACCGATATTTTAGGAGCTTCACGTATGGGTATGGCATCAGCATGGATTAACCGTGAAGATAAGATACCTAATTTAGAAGTCACACCAACTTACGAAATTAAGAATTTGAGTGAACTTGAACATTTACTCCATTCAATATAA
- a CDS encoding FecCD family ABC transporter permease, translated as MINPTTAQRRLLFGCFGLILLGSFLVALTSESSALSFSRVLATLIGKGSMMENFILWELRLPRILITLFAGMALALSGALLQTVIKNDLADPGIIGINAGAGAGIAVFFLSAPLAVASHSFLLPLAGCVGACVTAALILFFSKNKTSAMILNGIGFSFAMSGIMVVLMSATQREKVDFLASWLAGSIWGTSWLYTGILFVLCLVIIPFVLSKSHQLDLLRLSRETIIGLGIPLKKWRLVFIGCAVVLAGVSVSITGGISFIGLLGPHIAKALVGVKHRHFLPMALLLGGTLLLIADSIAQRLGIPAGIIVALIGAPYFIYLLIKK; from the coding sequence ATGATTAACCCTACTACCGCTCAAAGACGGTTACTCTTTGGTTGCTTCGGACTCATTTTACTAGGTAGTTTTCTTGTGGCGCTAACAAGCGAAAGTTCAGCCTTAAGTTTTTCACGTGTGCTCGCCACTTTAATTGGTAAAGGTTCAATGATGGAAAATTTCATTCTATGGGAATTACGTTTACCGCGTATTTTAATTACACTGTTTGCAGGGATGGCATTAGCTCTTTCAGGTGCATTATTACAAACTGTGATTAAAAATGATCTTGCTGACCCTGGAATTATTGGGATTAATGCTGGAGCTGGGGCTGGGATTGCCGTCTTTTTCCTATCCGCACCTTTAGCAGTTGCAAGCCATTCATTCTTATTACCCTTAGCAGGTTGCGTCGGAGCCTGTGTCACGGCAGCGCTTATCTTGTTTTTCTCGAAAAACAAAACATCTGCAATGATTCTTAACGGGATAGGTTTTTCATTTGCCATGTCTGGTATTATGGTTGTACTCATGTCTGCGACACAACGCGAAAAAGTTGATTTTCTTGCGAGCTGGTTAGCTGGTTCTATTTGGGGCACCAGTTGGCTATACACTGGTATCTTATTTGTATTATGTCTCGTGATTATTCCCTTCGTATTGAGCAAATCTCACCAATTAGATTTACTACGACTCAGCCGAGAAACAATTATTGGTCTCGGTATCCCATTGAAAAAATGGCGTTTAGTATTCATTGGTTGCGCTGTTGTTTTAGCAGGCGTATCTGTTTCAATAACAGGAGGCATCTCCTTTATTGGGTTATTAGGACCACATATTGCTAAAGCACTTGTTGGCGTAAAACACCGTCATTTCTTACCAATGGCATTGTTATTAGGTGGTACACTTTTATTGATTGCTGATAGTATCGCACAGCGTTTAGGTATCCCTGCTGGTATTATTGTTGCCTTGATCGGGGCGCCTTACTTTATTTATCTCTTAATAAAAAAATAA
- a CDS encoding FecCD family ABC transporter permease produces the protein MTAHTHRTLRFLIVGVVVLLLFIGALAFGATNKTLSYLWQGFVDGAHQKVIVALYELRLSRNVAALLVGAALGVSGCIMQAVTRNPLADPGLLGLTAGANAGLSLAIAFVPSLPFLGVMGASFVGATIGALLVLSISSSQSIFKVILAGAAISALLMAIADGIMLLFKTSQSITMWTAGGLIGVTWKEVQLITPIILVTLVISLFLSKKVGLISMSNDVGIGLGLNIKRTKLILFLLTTLLTGAAVSLIGNMAFVGLIVPHMARFLIGTNYRYQLPMAALVGAGILLLADTLSRSINPPFEIPIVAILSILGLPFFLYIVQRGGVVND, from the coding sequence GTGACCGCACATACACATCGCACGCTACGCTTTCTCATTGTTGGTGTGGTTGTTCTACTACTATTTATCGGCGCTTTAGCCTTCGGCGCTACCAACAAAACCTTGTCCTATTTGTGGCAAGGTTTTGTTGATGGTGCTCACCAAAAGGTCATTGTCGCACTTTATGAGTTACGTTTATCACGCAATGTTGCTGCCCTACTCGTAGGTGCTGCATTAGGTGTTTCTGGTTGTATCATGCAAGCCGTCACTCGAAACCCACTCGCTGATCCTGGTTTACTTGGCTTAACAGCCGGGGCTAATGCAGGGCTTTCACTTGCGATTGCTTTTGTCCCATCTTTGCCCTTTTTAGGTGTCATGGGCGCTTCTTTCGTTGGCGCTACAATTGGAGCGCTTTTAGTGCTGAGCATCAGTTCCTCGCAAAGCATCTTTAAAGTTATTCTAGCCGGAGCTGCAATTTCAGCATTGCTAATGGCGATAGCTGATGGGATTATGCTGTTATTTAAAACATCTCAAAGCATCACCATGTGGACTGCAGGCGGACTGATAGGTGTTACATGGAAAGAAGTGCAATTAATTACACCGATTATTTTAGTAACGCTCGTTATTAGTCTCTTTTTATCAAAAAAAGTGGGTTTGATTAGTATGAGTAATGATGTTGGGATTGGATTAGGTCTAAACATTAAACGCACGAAGTTAATTCTCTTCTTATTAACCACCCTATTAACTGGAGCCGCTGTTTCCTTAATAGGCAATATGGCTTTTGTTGGTTTGATTGTTCCGCACATGGCCCGTTTTTTAATTGGAACAAACTATCGGTATCAATTGCCTATGGCCGCCTTAGTCGGTGCAGGAATTTTATTGCTAGCAGATACACTAAGCCGTTCGATCAATCCACCGTTTGAAATTCCTATTGTTGCTATTTTATCAATCCTAGGATTACCATTCTTCCTCTATATCGTTCAACGAGGAGGTGTTGTCAATGATTAA